Genomic DNA from Nitratidesulfovibrio vulgaris str. Hildenborough:
ACCGGTCAAAATCTCGTAGGCTTCGAGATACTTCTTTCGGGTCTCGGCGATGACATCGGCAGGCAGGGCAGGGGGAGGCGGGGTCTTGTCCCACGGCTGGGCCGACAGCCAGTCGCGCAGGTACTGCTTGTCGAAGCTCGGCTGTCCCTTGCCGGGGGCGTAGCCCGCTGCGGGCCAGAACCGCGACGAGTCGGGGGTGAGCACTTCGTCGATGAGGATGAGTTCGCCATCCACAAGGCCGAATTCGAACTTGGTGTCGGCGATGATGATGCCGCGGCCTTCGGCGTATTCACGCCCCTGCGTGAAGATGTCCAGCGCGAGACGCTCGACCTTGTCCAGAAGGTCCTTGCCGAGCATGGTCTCGGCCTGCGCGAGGGTGATGTTCTCGTCGTGCTCGCCGAGTTCAGCCTTGGTGGAGGGGGTGAAGAGCGCCTTCTCCAGCTTGGCGGATTCGAGCAGTCCCGCAGGCAGGCTGTACCCGCACACCTTACCGCTGCTCTTGTAGTCCTTCCAGCCCGACCCGGTGATATGCCCGCGCACGATGCACTCAATGGGCAGGGGCTTTGCCTTGCGCACGAGCACTGCGCGGCCTTCGAGCATGTCACGGTACGCTTGCAGCGGGGCCGGGAACCGGTCGACGTCGCGTTCGACGAGGTGGTTCTTCACGAGACCCGCGAAACGATCCATCCAGAACAGGGTAATCTGATTGAGGATGACGCCCTTGTAAGGGATGGGCTCGTTCATGATGACGT
This window encodes:
- a CDS encoding phosphoribosylaminoimidazolesuccinocarboxamide synthase, which produces MQVVTSTDIKEYPLRSRGKVRDIYDIDESTLLIVTTDRMSAFDVIMNEPIPYKGVILNQITLFWMDRFAGLVKNHLVERDVDRFPAPLQAYRDMLEGRAVLVRKAKPLPIECIVRGHITGSGWKDYKSSGKVCGYSLPAGLLESAKLEKALFTPSTKAELGEHDENITLAQAETMLGKDLLDKVERLALDIFTQGREYAEGRGIIIADTKFEFGLVDGELILIDEVLTPDSSRFWPAAGYAPGKGQPSFDKQYLRDWLSAQPWDKTPPPPALPADVIAETRKKYLEAYEILTGRTLSL